A region from the Eptesicus fuscus isolate TK198812 chromosome 1, DD_ASM_mEF_20220401, whole genome shotgun sequence genome encodes:
- the TREX2 gene encoding three prime repair exonuclease 2 — translation MSEVPRAETFVFLDLEATGLPNVDPEIAEISLFAVHRSSLESPERDEAGTPVLPRILDKLTLCMCPERPFTSKASEITGLSSEGLAQCRKACFDEAVVRTLQAFLSRQEGPICLVAHNGFDYDFPLLCTELQRLGAHLPRDTTCLDTLPALRGLDRAHSHGTRAQGGKGYSLGSLFRRYFQAEPSAAHSAEGDVQTLLMVFLHRAAELLTWADEQARSWAHIRPMYTPPDSPSLED, via the coding sequence ATGTCTGAGGTCCCCCGGGCTGAGACCTTTGTCTTCCTGGACCTGGAAGCCACTGGGCTCCCCAATGTGGACCCCGAGATTGCTGAGATCTCCCTGTTCGCCGTCCACCGCTCCTCTCTGGAGAGCCCGGAGCGCGATGAGGCTGGCACCCCCGTGCTGCCCCGCATCCTTGACAAGCTTACCCTGTGTATGTGCCCGGAGCGCCCCTTCACCTCCAAGGCCAGCGAGATCACGGGCCTGAGCAGCGAGGGCCTGGCTCAGTGCCGGAAGGCCTGCTTCGACGAGGCCGTGGTGCGGACGCTGCAGGCCTTCCTCAGCCGCCAGGAGGGCCCCATCTGCCTCGTGGCTCACAACGGCTTTGACTACGACTTCCCCTTGCTGTGCACGGAGCTGCAGCGCCTAGGTGCCCACCTGCCGCGGGATACCACCTGCCTGGATACGCTGCCAGCCCTGCGGGGCCTGGACCGTGCCCACAGCCATGGCACCCGAGCCCAGGGCGGCAAGGGCTACAGCCTGGGCAGCCTCTTTCGCCGCTACTTCCAGGCAGAGCCGAGCGCGGCCCACTCGGCCGAGGGAGATGTGCAGACGCTGCTCATGGTCTTTTTGCACCGCGCGGCCGAGCTGCTCACCTGGGCCGACGAGCAGGCCCGCAGCTGGGCTCACATCCGGCCCATGTACACGCCGCCCGATAGCCCGAGCCTGGAGGACTGA